One Drosophila willistoni isolate 14030-0811.24 chromosome 2R unlocalized genomic scaffold, UCI_dwil_1.1 Seg167, whole genome shotgun sequence DNA segment encodes these proteins:
- the LOC6644239 gene encoding brefeldin A-inhibited guanine nucleotide-exchange protein 1: MQSSSTKTKEMFIVRALEKILADKDIRRSHHSQLKKSCDSALEQIKAELISAGQIAEGNELPCAALPLPKNDAGSIINAETYFLPFELACKSRSPRIVVTALDCLQKLIAYGHLTGSIQDSSNPGHLLIDRIVITIYGCFNGPQTDEGVQLQIIKALLTVVTSQHVEIHEFTLLQAVRTCYDIYLSSKNLVNQTTARATLTQMLNVIFARMENQVYELPPTTPTPVTSSLNGSINSAEESNGEDASKEALAGDSDEVIASELLAEIITAAYNEAFKDESGQENGGTDVEANPSSLPAVNGHDSSSHSDHDSVELHSESDAVVTAKFTHILQKDAFLVFRALCKLSMKPLPDGHPDPKSHELRSKVLSLHLLLLILQNAGPVFRSNEMFIMAIKQYLCVALSNNGVSLVPEVFELSLSIFVALLSNFKVHLKRQIEVFFKEIFLNILEASSSSFEHKWMVIQALTRICADAQSVVDIYVNYDCDFSAANLFERLVNDLSKIAQGRQALELGANPLQEKSMRIRGLECLVSILKCMVEWSKDLYVNPNMPAPLQVVSPTDDQVDTIPATAMTVYSGSSHSLNSYQEQLQDLPEALEERKMRKEVMETGIVLFNKKPQKGVQFLQEKQLLGGTPQDIAKWLHEDERLDKTVIGNYLGENDDHSKEVMCAYIDAFNFRQLEVVAALRILLEEFRLPGEAQKIDRLMEKFASRYCECNPQNPIFQSADTVYVLAFSIIMLTTDLHSPQVKHKMTKEQYIKMNRGISDSKSDLPEEYLSSIYDEIAEHEIKMKNNSAVLVAKPTGKQPFITEKRRKLLWNMEMEAISSTATNLMQSVSHVKSPFTSAKHLEHVRPMFKMAWTPFLAAFSVGLQDCDDPEIATLCLDGIRCAIRIACIFHMSLERDAYVQALARFTLLNANSPINEMKAKNIDTIKTLIMVAHTDGNYLGPSWLDIVKCISQLELAQLIGTGVRPQFLSGAQTTLKDSLNPSVKEHIGETSSQSVVVAVDRIFTGSMRLDGDAIVDFVKALCQVSVDELQQPQPRMFSLQKIVEISYYNMERIRLQWSRIWQVLGEHFNTVGCNSNEEISFFALDSLRQLSMKFMEKGEFSNFRFQKDFLRPFEHIMKKNASPAIRDMVVRCIAQMVNSQAHNIRSGWKNIFSIFHLAAGDHEEPIVELAFQTTGKIIGDLYQRQFAIMVDSFQDAVKCLSEFATARFPDTSMEAIRLVRTCAQCVNEAPHLFAEHAGMENDASVAEEDRVWVRGWFPMLFSLSCVVNRCKLDVRTRALTVLFEIVKTYGDSFKPNWWKDLFNVIFRIFDNMKLPEHVTEKSEWMTTTCNHALYAIIDVFTQYFDVLGHLLLEELFAQLLWCVQQNNEQLARSGTNCLENLVISNGFKFNEVTWDKTCQCILDIFNATLPQDLLNWRPKVAAHSNGPTQQQEHNLFEALHIRCVVQLELIQTMDNIVFFPATSRKEDAETLAQAAADLTGSRGGSQSQLLDCQREEQGMYGYLRTRQLLNLADCLMQSHRFAKHFNCDHDQRSLLWRAGFKGSVKPNLLKQETASLACVLRIFFKMYGDENRRSDWPGIEQELVQVCQEALAYYLSLQSEAHRDAWTSILLLILTRLLKMSDARFATHVSNYYGLLCDMMCFDLKPELRSVLRRVFMRIGPVFNILSVK; the protein is encoded by the exons ATGCAAAGTTCCTCCACGAAAACCAAGGAAATGTTTATTGTGCGTGCTCTAGAGAAAATCCTTGCTGACAAGGACATCAGGCGTTCCCACCATTCGCAGTTAAAAAAGTCCTGCGACTCGGCTTTGGAGCAAATCAAGGCGGAACTCATATCAGCTGGCCAAATAGCCGAGGGCAATGAGTTACCCTGTGCAGCCTTACCGCTGCCCAAAAACGATGCTGGCAGCATTATTAACGCTGAAACCTATTTCCTGCCCTTTGAACTGGCCTGCAAGAGTCGATCGCCCAGGATTGTGGTCACTGCACTGGATTGCTTACAGAAATTAATTGCCTATGGCCATTTGACGGGCTCCATACAGGACTCGTCGAATCCAGGCCATTTGCTAATCGATCGCATTGTTATAACCATTTATGGTTGCTTCAATGGTCCCCAAACGGATGAGGGTGTCCAATTGCAGATTATTAAAGCTCTGCTCACAGTGGTCACCTCTCAGCATGTTGAGATACACGAGTTCACTCTACTACAAGCTGTGCGCACCTGCTATGACATCTACTTGTCAAGCAAGAATCTGGTTAATCAGACCACAGCCAGGGCCACTCTCACCCAAATGTTGAATGTCATCTTTGCCCGCATGGAGAATCAAGTGTATGAATTACCACCAACGACGCCGACGCCAGTGACATCTTCATTAAACGGCAGCATAAATTCTGCAGAGGAATCCAATGGCGAGGATGCATCCAAAGAAGCACTAGCGGGAGATAGCGACGAGGTCATAGCCTCTGAGTTGCTGGCTGAGATTATAACAG cCGCTTATAATGAGGCCTTCAAGGATGAGAGCGGCCAAGAAAATGGTGGAACTGATGTGGAAGCAAATCCTTCGTCGTTACCTGCAGTCAATGGACATGACTCATCATCACATTCCGATCACGATAGTGTGGAGCTTCACAGTGAAAGCGATGCCGTTGTTACAGCCAAATTCACGCATATCCTGCAAAAGGATGCCTTTTTGGTATTTCGTGCACTATGTAAACTATCAATGAAACCTTTGCCAGATGGTCATCCGGATCCCAAGTCACATGAATTGCGTTCAAAGGTTTTATCACTTCATTTACTGCTGCTGATCCTACAGAATGCTGGCCCAGTTTTTCGTTCGAACGAAATGTTTATAATGGCCATCAAGCAATATCTATGCGTGGCCCTTTCAAATAATGGAGTCAGTTTGGTGCCGGAAGTATTTGAGTTATCGCTTTCAATATTTGTGGCTTTGCTATCGAATTTCAAGGTCCATTTAAAGCGACAAATCGAGGTATTCTTTAAGGAGATTTTCCTCAATATTCTGGAAGCCAGCTCAAGTAGTTTCGAGCACAAATGGATGGTTATACAGGCCTTGACAAGGATTTGTGCCGATGCCCAGTCTGTGGTGGATATTTATGTTAACTACGATTGTGATTTCTCGGCAGCCAATCTGTTTGAGAGACTGGTGAACGATTTATCGAAAATAGCACAGGGCAGACAAGCCCTAGAGCTGGGAGCCAATCCGCTGCAAGAGAAATCTATGCGAATTAGAGGCCTTGAATGTTTGGTATCCATATTAAAATGTATGGTCGAATGGAGTAAGGATCTATATGTGAATCCCAATATGCCGGCGCCGTTACAAGTGGTGTCGCCGACAGATGATCAAGTGGACACTATTCCGGCAACTGCCATGACCGTGTACAGTGGATCGAGTCATAGCCTAAATTCGTATCAGGAGCAACTGCAGGATCTTCCCGAAGCTCTAGAGGAGCGAAAAATGCGCAAAGAAGTCATGGAAACGGGCATTGTGTTGTTCAATAAGAAACCCCAAAAGGGTGTACAATTTTTGCAGGAGAAACAATTGCTGGGCGGCACTCCGCAGGACATTGCCAAATGGTTGCACGAGGACGAACGTCTCGATAAGACGGTGATTGGCAATTATTTGGGCGAGAATGATGATCATTCCAAGGAGGTGATGTGTGCCTATATCGATGCATTCAATTTCCGTCAACTGGAAGTGGTGGCAGCTCTGCGAATCCTACTCGAGGAGTTTCGTCTGCCAGGCGAAGCACAGAAGATCGATCGTTTAATGGAGAAATTTGCCAGTCGTTACTGCGAATGCAATCCACAGAATCCAATCTTCCAGAGTGCCGATACCGTCTATGTGTTGGCCTTTAGCATTATTATGTTGACTACGGATCTGCATTCACCCCAGGTTAAGCATAAGATGACCAAAGAGCAATATATTAAAATGAATCGTGGCATTAGCGATAGTAAATCAGATCTGCCCGAAGAGTATCTATCCTCTATATACGATGAGATTGCCGAGCATGagattaaaatgaaaaacaattcAGCTGTCCTGGTGGCCAAGCCGACGGGCAAGCAACCCTTCATTACGGAAAAGAGACGTAAATTGCTATGGAACATGGAAATGGAGGCCATATCCTCAACGGCCACCAATCTGATGCAATCGGTATCGCATGTCAAGTCACCATTTACATCGGCCAAACATTTGGAGCATGTGCGTCCGATGTTCAAAATGGCATGGACCCCGTTTTTGGCTGCTTTTTCGGTGGGCCTGCAGGATTGCGATGATCCAGAGATAGCAACCTTGTGCCTGGATGGTATAAGGTGTGCCATAAGGATAGCATGTATTTTCCACATGTCCCTCGAACGGGACGCCTATGTTCAGGCCTTGGCGAGATTCACCCTACTTAATGCCAATTCACCAATCAATGAGATGAAGGCTAAAAATATTGATACGATTAAAACTCTGATAATGGTGGCTCATACAGATGGCAATTACTTGGGCCCCAGTTGGTTGGATATCGTCAAATGCATCAGTCAATTGGAATTGGCCCAATTGATTGGGACAGGAGTGCGGCCACAGTTTTTATCGGGTGCCCAGACCACATTAAAGGATTCCCTTAATCCCAGTGTCAAGGAGCACATAGGCGAGACAAGTAGTCAAAGTGTTGTAGTGGCCGTGGATCGCATCTTTACGGGATCTATGCGTCTGGATGGTGATGCCATAGTCGATTTCGTGAAAGCTCTCTGTCAGGTATCGGTGGATGAGCTGCAGCAACCACAGCCGCGCATGTTTTCGCTACAAAAGATTGTGGAAATCAGTTACTATAATATGGAACGTATACGTTTGCAATGGTCCCGGATCTGGCAAGTGCTTGGCGAACATTTTAATACCGTTGGCTGTAATAGCAATGAGGAAATCTCATTCTTTGCCCTGGACTCATTGCGTCAGCTGTCCATGAAGTTTATGGAGAAGGGAGAATTTAGTAATTTCCGTTTTCAAAAGGATTTCCTGCGACCCTTCGAGCATATTATGAAAAAGAATGCCTCACCCGCCATCAGGGATATGGTGGTTCGCTGCATAGCTCAGATGGTGAATTCCCAGGCTCACAATATACGATCGGGTTGGAAAAATATCTTTAGTATTTTCCATTTGGCCGCTGGCGATCATGAAGAGCCAATTGTAGAATTGGCATTCCAGACGACGGGCAAAATCATTGGAGATCTTTATCAGCGTCAATTCGCCATTATGGTGGACTCATTCCAGGATGCTGTCAAGTGTCTGTCCGAGTTTGCGACTGCTCGTTTTCCGGATACTAGCATGGAGGCCATACGCTTGGTTCGAACATGTGCCCAGTGCGTTAACGAGGCTCCCCACCTATTTGCCGAGCATGCTGGCATGGAGAATGATGCATCGGTGGCGGAAGAAGATCGGGTGTGGGTGCGTGGCTGGTTCCCCATGCTCTTCTCGCTCTCTTGTGTGGTCAATCGCTGTAAATTGGATGTTCGCACACGTGCACTGACCGTGCTCTTTGAGATTGTAAAGACCTATGGTGATAGCTTCAAGCCCAATTGGTGGAAGGATCTTTTTAATGTCATTTTCCGTATATTCGATAATATGAAATTGCCTGAACATGTCACCGAGAAGTCCGAATGGATGACCACCACCTGCAATCATGCTCTGTATGCCATCATCGATGTATTTACGCAATATTTTGATGTTCTTGGTCATCTGCTGCTCGAGGAACTCTTTGCCCAGTTGCTTTGGTGTGTTCAGCAGAATAACGAACAATTGGCACGTTCGGGCACAAATTGTCTGGAGAATCTGGTCATTTCCAATGGCTTTAAATTCAATGAAGTCACTTGGGATAAGACATGTCAATGTATTTTGGATATTTTTAATGCGACCCTTCCCCAAGATTTGCTGAATTGGCGACCCAAGGTCGCTGCACATTCCAATGGACCGACACAGCAGCAGGAGCACAATCTTTTCGAGGCATTGCACATACGATGCGTGGTCCAGTTGGAACTCATACAGACCATGGATAACATTGTCTTCTTCCCGGCCACATCGCGTAAAGAAGATGCCGAAACATTGGCCCAGGCAGCTGCCGATCTGACAGGCAGTCGTGGTGGCTCTCAATCTCAACTACTGGACTGTCAGCGAGAGGAACAGGGAATGTATGGATATTTGCGTACCCGCCAGCTTCTAAACCTGGCCGATTGTCTAATGCAATCGCATCGGTTCGCCAAACACTTCAATTGCGATCACGATCAGAGGAGCCTGCTATGGCGTGCTGGATTCAAGGGTTCCGTTAAACCGAATTTGCTGAAACAGGAGACCGCTTCCTTGGCCTGTGTCCTGCgcattttcttcaaaatgtacGGCGATGAGAATCGCCGCAGCGATTGGCCAGGCATTGAGCAGGAGTTGGTACAAGTGTGTCAGGAGGCATTGGCCTACTATCTAAGTCTACAGAGTGAGGCGCATCGAGATGCCTGGACATCGATATTGTTGCTCATATTAACGCGTCTGCTCAAAATGTCCGATGCGAGG TTTGCCACTCATGTGTCCAACTATTATGGCCTGCTTTGCGATATGATGTGCTTCGACCTTAAGCCCGAATTGAGAAGTGTCCTTAGGCGTGTCTTCATGCGCATCGGTCCAGTATTCAATATATTGAGTGTGAAATAG
- the LOC6644240 gene encoding uncharacterized protein LOC6644240 — MARSKVWKYYDKLDHNTAQCQLCERIIKTCGNTSNLMKHIKTHPQINVNNDDAQVVRGMFKRHGDDMRRRFRKLPHQKDHHQIKSKGELHAVSSLIGKSDDEEAVSVYDLETVETVESVTYGWEDPSQSPTTENIIEFEPKHVNNAGLYPLNEQDEQLPQTDDDQIFFADEDHTMETVYQSPSSPQPTTSSSGTQTLLSQLAYFVCRDRHPVEVILGEGFKHLMQSSSQWGFQPWPTVDQLSAHIETQRQAQVARLRRKLAANSILSLSCAIHENNCLEVVAHYHENRIPQSRILSVQMLTEHYNVKQIVDHLESTCQRFDIEKSVIACLVTEGDDSLLEKAVGTFLGEQRHVPCLGHLLNTLLMDILKRPEFYNLVEKIRLKMKKKRDPISQCPLFAYKTLEKCVQMEGNVLSATEIKQAQQLISIIKPLTSSLRELSRNCPERKNIASQTLPMIYTMIEELKRRPISTIELNMIYECRMFIVRRLEVCFESLEKNEYLALSTLLDPRFRNTPFQSGSLVANYMTHLYELRQEELDQNDHIINDPEDDSVEDYNIWSAYNSHCREKYNRNNSTHPDEKDDEIASYFYDPLSNVQSEPMLLWKDMAKLHPFLHRLAKRYLHIPAVAKQLHWSDSSNRRCNYHLLGENMGNILFMADVPFKDW, encoded by the exons ATGGCGCGCAGTAAAGTATGGAAATATTATGATAAATTGGATCACAACACGGCCCAATGTCAACTCTGCGAGCGTATAATAAAAACCTGCGGGAACACGTCCAACTTAATGAAACACATAAAGACGCATCCGCAAAT CAATGTGAATAACGATGATGCACAAGTGGTACGTGGCATGTTTAAGCGGCATGGCGATGACATGAGGAGGAGATTTCGAAAGCTCCCACATCAGAAGgaccatcatcaaatcaagaGCAAAGGGGAGCTTCATGCAGTTTCTAGTTTAATTGGCAAATCCGACGATGAGGAGGCAGTCAGTGTCTATGATCTGGAAACAGTGGAGACAGTAGAGAGTGTTACCTACGGTTGGGAAGATCCATCACAATCTCCGACTACCGAGAATATCATAGAATTCGAACCGAAGCATGTCAACAATGCGGGCTTGTATCCACTAAATGAGCAAGATGAACAATTGCCTCAAACAGATGACGATCAGATATTTTTTGCTGATGAGGATCACACCATGGAGACCGTCTATCAATCGCCATCTTCGCCCCAACCAACAACCAGTTCCAGTGGCACGCAAACTTTACTAAGCCAACTTGCTTACTTTGTATGTCGCGATCGGCATCCTGTGGAAGTTATCTTAGGAGAAGGCTTTAAGCATTTAATGCAGAGCTCGTCTCAGTGGGGATTCCAGCCATGGCCCACTGTTGATCAACTATCTGCCCATATTGAGACTCAGAGGCAAGCGCAAGTGGCCAGACTACGGCGCAAGTTGGCTGCAAACTCAATACTATCGCTAAGTTGTGCAATTCACGAAAATAACTGCCTGGAAGTGGTGGCACACTATCATGAAAATCGTATACCACAATCGCGCATTTTGTCTGTTCAAATGCTGACAGAGCATTACAATGTGAAGCAAATAGTGGACCATTTGGAGTCCACTTGCCAGCGTTTTGATATTGAGAAATCCGTAATTGCTTGCCTGGTGACCGAAGGTGATGATAGTTTACTGGAGAAGGCTGTGGGTACATTTTTGGGTGAGCAACGTCATGTGCCTTGCTTGGGTCATCTGTTGAACACACTTTTGATGGATATTTTGAAGCGTCCAGAGTTTTATAACTTGGTGGAGAAAATTCGTCTTaagatgaaaaagaaaagggaTCCCATATCGCAATGCCCACTATTCGCCTACAAGACACTAGAAAAATGCGTGCAAATGGAGGGAAATGTTCTAAGCGCAACAGAAATTAAACAGGCCCAGCAACTGATAAGTATTATAAAACCGCTGACTAGTTCTTTGCGAGAGTTGAGTAGAAACTGTCCAGAGCGTAAGAACATAGCTAGTCAGACTTTGCCCATGATCTATACTATGATCGAGGAACTGAAGCGGCGACCTATCAGCACTATAGAACTCAATATGATCTACGAATGTCGCATGTTTATTGTTCGCCGGCTGGAAGTTTGCTTTGAAAGTTTGGAAAAAAATGAGTACTTGGCTTTATCTACCTTGCTGGATCCTCGATTTCGAAATACACCGTTTCAGAGTGGATCATTGGTGGCCAACTATATGACCCATCTCTACGAACTAAGGCAAGAGGAACTGGATCAAAATGACCATATTATAAACGATCCTGAAGATGATTCCGTTGAGGATTACAATATCTGGTCGGCCTACAATTCCCATTGTCGTGAGAAATATAATCGCAATAACTCTACACATCCTGATGAAAAGGATGATGAAATAGCAAGTTATTTTTATGATCCTTTAAGTAATGTGCAATCGGAGCCAATGTTGCTCTGGAAAGATATGGCTAAATTGCATCCGTTTTTGCATAGACTTGCCAAGCGATATCTTCATATACCAGCAGTTGCAAAACAACTCCACTGGAGTGATTCATCTAACCGTCGATGCAATTATCATCTTCTAGGCGAGAACATGgggaatattttatttatggcaGATGTGCCTTTTAAGGATTGGTAA
- the LOC6643981 gene encoding ran GTPase-activating protein has protein sequence MSTFNFLKMASQLDEEQGVSFQDKALTWDTAEQVQDVVDALKNQKVVHYLQLDGNTLGVEAAMAIGEGLKLHPEFRKALWKNLFTRRLKSEIPLALNHLGSGLIEAKAHLTVLDLSDNALGPNGMKGLETFLRSPVCYSLQELHLHNCGLGPEGGSMLSSALLDLHANAKKAGTPLQLRVFVAGRNRLENVGAAALAKAFKVLQTLEEIVLMQNSIYHDGVSVLAESFKANTHLRVINMNDNTFAVKGAAKMAEVFEHTPLLREINFGDCLMKTDGAYHFAEALEGNNGNLEVVDLSFNDINSDGGLVIITAMQSKPKLTYLNLDGNCFGHEGCAQIIELMAKNGNPSALQTFEEDNSEEEEDQNDDEDEEDDDEDDDDDGEEDEYDEHEHANDTTEEADEDDVAEETAYVTTNAFTTKFLNDSVTFKDNSTFAITEKPVSCSPEQFCLSQTPCTLQQFNAVEEENKLQAFKNIINQFTEDNHLLLLVFTALKCSHLSKTSKPALDLAVSLYKSTFEYALQTKQENRVLNYILLQLGLLRSEESFKSEYDLKSCRYALREAIIKPDFANDNIKNTLKVFLEQMDA, from the exons ATGTCTACCTTTAATTTTCTGAAAATGGCATCGCAACTGGACGAAGAGCAAGGTGTGTCTTTCCAGGACAAAGCACTTACCTGGGACACGGCGGAGCAAG tCCAGGATGTTGTGGATGCTTTGAAAAACCAAAAGGTGGTTCACTATCTTCAACTCGATGGCAACACActgggcgtggaggcggcaATGGCTATAGGGGAAGGGTTGAAGCTTCACCCAGAGTTCCGAAAAGCCCTGTGGAAGAATCTTTTTACCCGTCGATTGAAATCTGAAATTCCATTGGCCTTAAATCATTTGGGCTCTGGCCTCATAGAAGCCAAGGCCCATTTAACTGTATTGGATCTTAGTGACAATGCTCTGGGTCCGAATGGTATGAAGGGATTGGAGACATTTCTGCGATCACCTGTATGCTACTCCTTGCAGGAGCTTCACCTCCACAATTGTGGTCTGGGTCCTGAGGGCGGTAGCATGTTGTCGTCGGCCTTGTTGGATCTCCATGCCAATGCCAAAAAGGCGGGAACACCGCTTCAATTGCGGGTCTTTGTGGCCGGGCGCAATCGCTTGGAGAATGTCGGTGCAGCAGCGTTGGCCAAGGCTTTTAAAGTATTGCAAACTCTGGAGGAGATAGTTCTAATGCAAAACTCCATATACCATGATGGCGTGTCGGTTCTGGCCGAAAGCTTTAAGGCTAATACTCACTTGAGGGTGATCAACATGAACGACAACACTTTTGCCGTCAAAGGAGCTGCTAAAATGGCCGAAGTATTCGAGCATACACCTTT ATTGAGAGAAATCAATTTCGGTGACTGCTTAATGAAAACGGACGGCGCCTACCACTTTGCCGAAGCTCTGGAAGGTAACAACGGAAATTTGGAGGTAGTCGATCTCAGCTTTAACGACATCAACTCTGATGGTGGCCTAGTAATTATCACGGCTATGCAATCCAAACCTAAATTGACCTATTTGAACTTGGATGGAAATTGTTTTGGTCACGAAGGCTGTGCACAAATAATAGAGCTGATGGCCAAGAACGGCAATCCTTCAGCTTTGCAGACATTTGAGGAGGATAACTCCGAGGAGGAAGAGGATCAAaacgatgatgaagatgaagagGATGACgatgaagacgacgacgacgacggcgaggAGGATGAGTATGATGAGCACGAGCATGCCAATGATACCACTGAAGAGGCCGACGAAGATGATGTCGCTGAGGAAACTGCCTACGTGACAACCAATGCCTTTACCACCAAG TTTCTCAATGACTCGGTTACCTTTAAGGATAACAGCACATTTGCCATCACAGAGAAACCGGTGTCTTGCAGTCCAGAGCAGTTTTGCCTCAGTCAAACTCCATGCACTTTGCAACAATTTAATGCAGTGGAAGAGGAAAATAAACTTCAGGCTTTTAAAAACATCATCAAT caaTTCACCGAGGACAATCACTTGTTGCTCTTAGTTTTCACCGCACTGAAATGCTCTCATTTGTCGAAAACCTCCAAGCCAGCTCTTGATCTGGCCGTCTCTCTTTATAAGTCCACATTTGAGTATGCTCTGCAGACGAAACAAGAGAATCGAGTTCTCAACTATATCCTTTTACAATTGGGTTTGCTCCGCAGCGAGGAATCCTTTAAATCGGAATATGACTTGAAAAGCTGTCGTTATGCCTTGCGGGAGGCAATTATTAAACCAGATTTTGCCAATGATAACATCAAGAACACGTTAAAGGTCTTTTTGGAGCAGATGGATGCTTAG